In Gemmatimonadota bacterium, a single window of DNA contains:
- a CDS encoding Xaa-Pro dipeptidyl-peptidase: protein MKGGEVVRGPTQTVPIFIDGQAQVVPAFSDSSQWIRHDLWVETSFDSDGDGQLDRVHVDVTRPIQTDTEGLRVPVVYESSPYYSGVGGANPQYFWDVRQEVGEESPVRTPMPSIRHLAEQPVISNSHVATWVPRGFAVVHSQSPGTGQSQGCPTVGGENESLAPKAVIDWLNGRARGFTSVDGGDEVTAEWSSGKVGMTGTSYSGTLTLAAATTGVDGLEAIIPISPNTSYYHYYRSYGLVRSPGGYLGEDVDVLFDFIHSGNPNRRDYCIRTVREGDMNASQDRKTGDYNDFWAERDYLNHIDGVKAALLMAHGFNDWNVMPEHSYRISQALKERGVPVQIFYHQGGHGGPPPLERMNRWFTRYLYGVENGVEQDPKAWIVREGDEATDPTPYPDYPHPDAAGVRLYLAGDGTGVGSLSMEPGVSQGHAELVDDVAFDGAALASAERSTHRLLYATPELTEAVHLSGLASVKIRVAANRPAANLSVWLVSLPWAEDGAITDNIITRGWADPQNSESLRASAPLVSGEFVELEFDLQPDDQVIPAGQRIGLMIFSSDREFTLWPQPGTELTVDLEGTTIELPVVGGSVAFERAAPRPIS from the coding sequence ATGAAGGGTGGCGAGGTCGTGCGAGGCCCCACCCAGACCGTCCCGATCTTCATCGACGGCCAGGCTCAGGTCGTGCCGGCCTTCTCCGACTCGTCGCAGTGGATCCGCCACGACCTATGGGTCGAGACTTCGTTCGACTCGGACGGGGACGGCCAGCTCGACCGAGTGCATGTCGATGTCACGCGCCCGATTCAGACCGACACCGAGGGTCTCCGCGTACCGGTCGTCTACGAGTCGAGCCCCTACTACTCGGGCGTGGGCGGTGCGAACCCCCAGTACTTCTGGGACGTCAGGCAGGAAGTGGGCGAAGAGTCACCGGTGCGGACGCCTATGCCGAGCATCCGGCACCTCGCTGAGCAGCCGGTCATCTCGAATTCCCACGTCGCTACATGGGTGCCGCGCGGCTTCGCGGTAGTTCACTCCCAGTCGCCGGGGACCGGGCAGTCCCAAGGATGCCCGACCGTCGGCGGCGAGAACGAGTCGCTGGCGCCCAAGGCGGTAATCGACTGGCTCAACGGGCGGGCTCGCGGCTTCACGTCGGTAGACGGCGGTGACGAGGTGACCGCCGAGTGGTCGAGCGGCAAGGTGGGAATGACCGGCACGTCCTACAGCGGCACGCTGACGCTCGCGGCGGCGACGACCGGGGTGGACGGGTTGGAAGCGATCATCCCGATTTCGCCGAACACTTCCTACTACCACTACTACCGCTCGTACGGACTCGTTCGTTCGCCGGGTGGATATCTCGGCGAGGACGTCGACGTGCTCTTCGACTTCATCCACAGCGGCAACCCCAATCGGCGCGACTACTGCATTCGCACCGTCCGTGAGGGGGACATGAACGCCAGCCAAGACCGGAAGACGGGTGACTACAACGACTTCTGGGCGGAGCGGGACTATCTGAATCACATCGACGGAGTGAAGGCCGCGCTGCTCATGGCGCACGGCTTCAACGATTGGAACGTCATGCCCGAGCACAGCTACCGGATCTCGCAGGCGCTCAAGGAGCGCGGCGTGCCCGTGCAGATTTTCTATCACCAGGGTGGTCACGGTGGCCCACCGCCGCTCGAGCGGATGAATCGGTGGTTTACCCGATATCTGTACGGCGTGGAGAACGGCGTGGAGCAGGACCCCAAGGCGTGGATCGTGCGCGAGGGAGACGAGGCCACCGACCCGACGCCGTACCCGGACTATCCCCACCCCGACGCGGCCGGTGTCCGTCTCTATTTGGCCGGGGATGGGACGGGAGTGGGCTCACTGTCGATGGAGCCGGGCGTAAGTCAAGGGCACGCCGAGCTGGTCGACGACGTCGCTTTCGACGGCGCCGCCCTCGCGAGCGCAGAGCGGTCCACGCACCGACTCTTGTACGCGACGCCCGAGCTCACCGAAGCGGTCCACCTGTCGGGCCTCGCCTCGGTGAAGATCCGCGTAGCGGCGAATCGGCCCGCGGCCAATCTCTCCGTTTGGCTGGTCTCCCTGCCTTGGGCGGAGGACGGTGCGATCACGGACAACATCATCACACGCGGTTGGGCCGACCCGCAGAACTCGGAGTCGCTGCGCGCGAGCGCGCCGCTCGTTTCGGGTGAATTCGTCGAGCTGGAGTTCGACCTCCAGCCGGATGACCAGGTGATTCCTGCCGGTCAGCGCATCGGGCTGATGATCTTTTCGAGCGATCGCGAGTTCACCCTCTGGCCGCAACCCGGCACGGAGCTCACGGTCGATCTGGAAGGTACGACGATCGAGTTGCCGGTGGTCGGCGGATCGGTTGCGTTCGAACGCGCGGCGCCGAGGCCGATCAGCTGA
- a CDS encoding chorismate mutase gives MDTKTMERSRPIVQAGPEPLMSLREQIDRVDSYLVTALATRLRLAEEVGTLKRNMGMLPLDPRREAEIVRRAGDVARAEGIPEEGVRQIFWAVIDYCREGVLRRPLA, from the coding sequence ATGGACACCAAGACCATGGAGCGATCCCGGCCCATCGTGCAGGCCGGTCCTGAACCGCTGATGTCGCTACGCGAGCAGATTGATCGAGTCGACAGCTACCTCGTCACAGCGTTGGCCACTCGACTTCGTCTCGCGGAGGAAGTAGGCACGCTGAAGAGGAACATGGGCATGCTGCCGCTCGACCCGAGGCGCGAGGCTGAAATCGTCCGAAGAGCCGGCGACGTCGCACGCGCTGAGGGAATTCCCGAGGAGGGGGTACGCCAGATCTTCTGGGCGGTCATCGACTATTGCCGGGAAGGCGTTCTGAGGCGTCCTCTTGCCTAG
- a CDS encoding 2-isopropylmalate synthase yields MARITVFDTTLRDGEQSPGATLTAAEKLRMAHEIVDLGVDVIEAGFAASSPEDAASIRAIAVEVPGAVITALARTTRGDIEAAAEVLERAQQARIHTFIATSDIHLDRKLGISREECIERAGEAVTYARTFMDDVEFSAEDATRTDIDFLCEVIEVAVSAGATTINIPDTVGYAMPPEMSRMFGTLLARVPGLADQVLSAHCHDDLGLAVANSLAAVAAGARQVECTVNGIGERAGNAALEEIVMALHVRADELGHETGVNTERLYRTSRLLAHLTGIEPQPNKAIVGRNAFAHEAGIHQHGVLSDPRTYEIMTPELVGAPGTELVLGKHSGRHGVEARYEALGYTLTRADLDRVTEDLKALAQRKKTVLDEDLISILHHGVMEDVKEAFRLTSLEVRCGGDVSQASVVIETDNDLRLESSGSGDGPIMAAFAAMESVLDFRVVLDDLTVRSATPGRDAVGEVSIHARIDAHTFTGRGAHTDVVHAAALAYLHAVNKAAAARVLEEAHLESTANQWGV; encoded by the coding sequence ATGGCACGCATCACGGTGTTCGACACGACGCTACGAGACGGGGAGCAGTCACCCGGCGCGACTTTGACCGCAGCGGAGAAGCTGAGGATGGCCCACGAGATCGTGGACCTGGGTGTGGACGTGATCGAGGCTGGGTTCGCGGCGAGCTCTCCGGAAGACGCCGCATCGATCCGCGCGATCGCCGTGGAGGTGCCGGGGGCGGTGATTACGGCGCTCGCGCGTACCACGCGCGGCGACATCGAGGCGGCGGCTGAGGTGCTCGAACGGGCGCAGCAGGCGCGCATCCACACCTTCATCGCGACGTCGGACATACACCTGGATCGCAAGCTTGGGATCTCGCGCGAAGAGTGCATCGAGCGTGCCGGGGAGGCTGTCACCTACGCTCGAACGTTCATGGATGACGTGGAGTTCAGTGCCGAGGATGCCACACGGACGGACATCGACTTCCTTTGCGAGGTCATCGAGGTGGCAGTCTCGGCAGGTGCCACGACCATCAACATTCCCGACACGGTGGGCTACGCGATGCCCCCGGAGATGTCCCGAATGTTCGGCACCCTACTCGCGCGCGTGCCGGGACTCGCGGATCAGGTCCTGAGCGCGCACTGCCACGACGACCTTGGCCTTGCCGTCGCAAACTCGCTTGCCGCAGTCGCCGCGGGCGCCCGCCAGGTCGAGTGCACCGTGAATGGCATCGGTGAGCGCGCGGGAAACGCCGCGCTGGAGGAGATCGTGATGGCCCTCCATGTGCGTGCCGACGAGCTGGGACACGAGACCGGTGTGAACACGGAGCGGCTCTACCGAACCAGCCGGCTGCTCGCGCACCTGACGGGAATCGAACCGCAGCCCAACAAAGCGATCGTGGGTCGAAACGCGTTCGCGCACGAGGCCGGCATCCATCAGCATGGCGTGCTGAGCGATCCGAGGACGTACGAGATCATGACTCCGGAGCTGGTGGGCGCTCCGGGTACCGAGCTCGTGCTCGGCAAGCACTCCGGTCGACACGGCGTCGAGGCGCGCTACGAGGCGCTCGGATACACGCTCACGCGGGCGGACCTGGACCGCGTCACCGAGGATTTGAAGGCACTCGCCCAACGGAAGAAGACCGTGCTCGACGAGGATCTGATCTCGATCCTGCACCACGGCGTGATGGAGGACGTCAAGGAAGCGTTCCGGCTCACGTCGCTCGAGGTGCGCTGTGGCGGCGACGTGTCGCAGGCGAGTGTCGTCATCGAAACCGACAACGATCTTCGCTTGGAGTCGAGCGGCTCCGGTGACGGCCCCATCATGGCCGCGTTCGCGGCGATGGAATCGGTGCTCGACTTCCGGGTCGTCCTGGACGATCTGACCGTCCGCTCCGCCACACCGGGACGGGACGCGGTGGGAGAGGTCTCGATTCATGCACGGATCGACGCGCACACGTTCACCGGGCGCGGCGCCCACACGGACGTTGTGCACGCGGCTGCCCTGGCATATTTGCACGCTGTGAACAAGGCTGCCGCCGCGCGCGTCCTGGAGGAAGCGCACCTGGAGAGTACCGCGAACCAATGGGGTGTTTAG
- a CDS encoding sigma-54-dependent Fis family transcriptional regulator, translated as MSQSDEPLISVLVADDEEDQRVLIEQLLQHAEGARHVVTTVADGRSALTALREQLFDVALLDLSMPGLDGLEVLEAVAGDPSRPQVVFVSGRGTVETATRAMKLGAFDFLEKPVDRDRLITVVWKAARAQRVFSRTERLEAVVTRDAGGVRIVTEDQQVKDLLQLVARIAPSDVSVLIVGESGTGKELIARELHRLSGRHAEPLVALNCAAVAESLAESELFGHEKGAFTGAISRKMGLIELSHGGTLFLDEVGDLELSLQAKLLRVLESKVFRRVGGVKELPTNFRLVSATNRPLQRLVDEGAFRGDLFYRINAIVLELPPLRDRPGDISVLALHFLAEVRPSDAEDWTIAADAVAMLENYSWPGNARELRNVIERAALLCHGTTIRATDLGSSLLDPEAGSGEEAPAAAQLPSLNLERLEAVAIERALERTGWHQGRASELLGVSDRTLHRKIKGLGLRRPD; from the coding sequence ATGTCCCAGTCCGACGAGCCCCTCATCTCGGTCTTGGTCGCCGACGACGAAGAAGACCAGCGTGTACTCATCGAGCAACTCCTCCAGCATGCGGAGGGCGCGCGCCATGTCGTGACCACCGTGGCCGACGGCCGGAGCGCGCTCACGGCGCTCCGCGAACAGCTCTTCGACGTTGCGCTTCTCGACCTGAGCATGCCCGGCCTCGACGGTCTCGAGGTCTTGGAGGCCGTGGCTGGTGACCCCAGCCGGCCACAGGTGGTCTTCGTGTCAGGGCGAGGCACGGTCGAGACTGCGACCCGAGCGATGAAACTCGGCGCTTTCGATTTCCTCGAGAAGCCCGTCGATCGGGACCGACTGATCACGGTCGTATGGAAGGCGGCGCGCGCGCAACGAGTCTTTTCGAGGACGGAGCGGCTGGAGGCGGTCGTCACCCGCGACGCCGGGGGCGTGCGCATCGTGACGGAAGACCAGCAGGTGAAGGACCTGCTCCAATTGGTGGCGCGGATCGCGCCCTCCGACGTCTCGGTGCTCATCGTCGGGGAGTCGGGAACGGGGAAGGAGCTCATTGCGCGCGAACTTCACCGGCTTTCGGGACGGCACGCCGAGCCACTCGTCGCGCTCAACTGCGCGGCGGTTGCCGAGTCCCTCGCTGAGTCCGAGCTGTTCGGACACGAGAAGGGAGCGTTCACAGGTGCGATCTCGAGGAAGATGGGCCTGATCGAGCTCAGCCACGGTGGCACCCTTTTCCTGGACGAGGTCGGGGATCTCGAATTGTCCCTCCAGGCGAAGCTGCTGAGGGTCCTCGAGTCCAAGGTGTTTCGGCGTGTCGGAGGGGTGAAGGAGTTGCCTACGAACTTTCGGCTGGTGTCCGCTACGAACCGTCCGCTGCAAAGGCTGGTCGACGAAGGGGCGTTCCGGGGCGACCTCTTTTACCGGATCAACGCGATCGTGCTCGAGCTGCCTCCGCTCAGAGATCGCCCTGGCGACATCTCGGTGCTCGCGCTTCACTTCCTCGCCGAGGTCAGGCCGAGCGATGCCGAGGACTGGACGATCGCCGCTGACGCGGTGGCCATGCTGGAGAACTATTCGTGGCCCGGCAACGCTCGAGAGCTCCGCAACGTTATCGAGCGGGCCGCGCTCTTGTGTCACGGCACGACGATCCGGGCGACCGATCTGGGCTCGTCCCTCTTGGACCCCGAAGCCGGGTCGGGGGAAGAGGCTCCTGCGGCGGCGCAACTGCCGTCGTTGAACCTCGAGCGCCTCGAAGCGGTGGCGATCGAGCGGGCGCTCGAGCGAACTGGGTGGCATCAAGGCCGCGCCTCTGAGCTACTCGGCGTTTCCGACCGCACACTGCATCGGAAGATCAAGGGACTCGGGTTGCGTCGCCCGGACTAG
- a CDS encoding M20/M25/M40 family metallo-hydrolase — protein MSPAPAKTMTTQSRLPSMLAVGAITCGVALACCAHLQAQEFSPPDPSSIDAGEVHRIISVLADDDMRGRRAFTEDAERAAAFLAREFEAAGLEPLGGLQSYLQHFAVYSLQTESSRVVVDGVTLGADQVMVRAAEASLSWSTGDAPVVVVGPEDSPQEKVFPLLQGGGNALVLMHPQHQGMFTNLARFFGGASRSLEAGAGGALVLALVDASADATYEVEASATIREEPLMNVVGMIPGRRNDEFVLFSAHYDHIGIRPPVDGDSIANGANDDASGTTAVVILARYFAQRGTPERTLLFAAFTAEEGGGYGSRYFSTQLDPDQVVAMFNIEMIGKPAVEGPNTAWITGFERSSFGELLQEAVAGTEYSFYPDPYPDQNLFYRSDNATLARLGVPAHSISTTPIDVDRDYHRVSDHVETLDMAHLTNTIRAIAMGAERIVAGDATPTRVDPATVN, from the coding sequence ATGTCTCCAGCTCCAGCCAAGACGATGACGACCCAGTCCCGACTCCCCTCGATGCTCGCCGTCGGTGCCATCACGTGCGGAGTGGCGTTGGCCTGCTGCGCACATCTCCAGGCGCAGGAGTTCAGCCCGCCCGATCCCTCTAGCATCGACGCCGGAGAGGTGCACCGCATCATCTCAGTGCTCGCCGACGACGACATGCGCGGCAGGCGGGCCTTCACCGAGGACGCGGAACGGGCGGCGGCGTTTCTGGCACGTGAATTCGAGGCTGCCGGACTCGAACCGCTCGGGGGCCTGCAGAGTTATCTCCAGCACTTCGCCGTGTACTCGCTCCAGACCGAGTCGTCTCGGGTCGTCGTCGATGGGGTGACACTAGGAGCGGACCAGGTCATGGTTCGGGCGGCCGAGGCTTCTCTGAGCTGGTCCACGGGTGATGCCCCGGTCGTGGTGGTGGGCCCGGAGGACAGCCCCCAAGAAAAGGTCTTCCCCTTACTTCAGGGCGGCGGGAATGCGCTGGTGCTCATGCACCCTCAGCACCAGGGCATGTTCACCAACCTGGCTCGCTTTTTCGGCGGCGCGAGCCGAAGCCTGGAGGCGGGGGCCGGCGGCGCGCTGGTCCTCGCCCTGGTGGACGCCTCCGCGGACGCCACCTACGAGGTCGAGGCGTCCGCAACGATCAGGGAGGAGCCTCTGATGAACGTCGTCGGCATGATCCCCGGCCGACGCAACGATGAGTTCGTCCTATTTTCGGCCCACTATGACCACATCGGCATCCGTCCGCCCGTGGACGGCGACTCGATCGCGAACGGCGCGAACGATGACGCCTCTGGCACCACTGCGGTCGTGATCCTGGCCCGCTACTTCGCCCAGCGCGGTACGCCAGAGCGGACGCTGCTCTTCGCAGCGTTCACGGCGGAGGAAGGCGGCGGCTACGGATCGAGGTACTTCTCGACGCAGCTCGACCCGGACCAGGTCGTCGCAATGTTCAATATCGAGATGATAGGGAAGCCCGCCGTCGAAGGTCCGAACACCGCATGGATCACGGGTTTCGAGCGCTCCAGCTTCGGGGAGCTCCTTCAGGAGGCGGTGGCGGGCACCGAGTACTCTTTCTATCCGGATCCGTACCCGGACCAGAACCTCTTCTATCGGTCCGACAACGCGACGCTCGCCCGGCTCGGGGTGCCGGCGCACTCCATCTCGACCACACCGATCGATGTGGACCGCGACTACCACCGGGTGAGCGACCACGTCGAGACGTTGGACATGGCGCACCTGACCAACACCATCCGTGCCATCGCCATGGGTGCCGAGCGCATCGTCGCGGGGGACGCCACGCCCACGCGAGTGGACCCTGCCACGGTGAATTGA
- the leuC gene encoding 3-isopropylmalate dehydratase large subunit: protein MTGAGGSPRTLLDKVWAGSLVRVGEGEPDLLYVDLHLVHEVTSPQAFEGLAAARRSVRRPDLTIATVDHNVPTTDRALPVLDLVARRQMDTLRQNAGRFGIRLLDVDDPRQGIVHVIGPELGLTRPGMVIVCGDSHTSTHGAFGALSFGIGTSEVEHVFATQCIPQRRPRSMEVRLEGVRPDGVTAKDLILTIIGRVGVSGAAGHVIEYTGPVIAALSMEERMTVCNMSIEAGARAGLIAPDETTWEYLRGREMGPTDEELESLIPEWRALATDEGATFDRSVVLDVSGFEPQVTWGTNPGMVVSISGSVPDPELIDDADAREGARRALVYMDLEAGTPMEAISIDRVFIGSCTNGRVEDLREAAAVLSGRRVHESVHAMVVPGSAAVKRQAEAEGLDKVFREAGFDWREAGCSMCLGMNPDTLDPGQRCASTSNRNFEGRQGRGGRTHLVSPATAAATAVAGHFTDPRNWSA from the coding sequence ATTACCGGAGCGGGAGGCTCCCCGCGCACGCTGCTCGACAAGGTGTGGGCCGGCAGCCTAGTGCGGGTGGGTGAGGGAGAACCGGATCTCCTGTACGTGGACTTGCACCTCGTTCACGAGGTCACTTCGCCCCAGGCCTTCGAGGGCCTCGCCGCGGCGAGACGCTCGGTTCGTCGGCCCGATCTGACGATCGCGACCGTCGATCACAACGTACCTACGACGGACCGCGCTCTTCCGGTGCTCGATCTAGTCGCCCGCCGGCAGATGGACACGCTGCGTCAAAACGCGGGCCGCTTCGGAATACGCCTGCTGGACGTGGACGACCCGCGGCAGGGCATCGTGCACGTCATCGGACCTGAGCTCGGACTCACCCGACCGGGCATGGTCATCGTCTGCGGCGACAGTCATACGTCGACTCATGGCGCGTTCGGGGCGCTGTCGTTCGGCATCGGCACGTCGGAGGTGGAGCACGTGTTCGCGACGCAGTGCATTCCGCAGCGTCGGCCCCGCTCCATGGAGGTCCGACTGGAGGGGGTGCGCCCTGACGGCGTGACCGCCAAAGACCTCATCCTCACCATCATCGGTCGGGTCGGGGTGTCCGGCGCGGCGGGCCACGTGATTGAGTACACCGGTCCGGTCATTGCCGCGCTCTCGATGGAGGAGCGGATGACCGTGTGCAACATGTCGATCGAGGCGGGCGCGCGTGCTGGTCTGATCGCCCCGGATGAGACGACGTGGGAGTACCTGAGAGGCCGCGAAATGGGCCCGACTGATGAGGAGCTCGAGTCGCTCATCCCAGAGTGGCGCGCGCTCGCCACCGATGAGGGAGCCACGTTCGATCGTTCCGTCGTGCTCGACGTGAGCGGCTTCGAGCCGCAGGTGACGTGGGGCACGAATCCCGGCATGGTCGTGTCGATCTCCGGATCGGTCCCGGACCCGGAGCTGATCGACGATGCGGACGCCCGGGAAGGGGCGCGCCGAGCGCTCGTCTACATGGACCTCGAGGCCGGAACGCCGATGGAAGCGATCAGCATCGACCGGGTCTTCATCGGATCTTGCACCAACGGCCGCGTCGAGGATCTGCGAGAGGCCGCCGCGGTGCTTTCCGGACGCCGCGTGCACGAGAGCGTGCATGCGATGGTCGTCCCCGGATCTGCCGCGGTGAAGCGACAGGCCGAGGCGGAGGGACTCGACAAGGTCTTCAGAGAAGCGGGGTTCGATTGGCGTGAGGCCGGCTGCTCGATGTGCTTGGGCATGAATCCGGATACGCTGGATCCGGGGCAGCGCTGCGCTTCGACGTCGAACCGCAACTTCGAGGGCCGCCAGGGCAGGGGCGGTCGCACGCATCTCGTGAGCCCCGCGACGGCTGCTGCTACTGCCGTTGCCGGCCACTTCACCGACCCCCGGAACTGGAGTGCGTGA
- a CDS encoding GNAT family N-acetyltransferase yields MPDVPDLFRTDRFVASRIQAHDLPDFQSFYADPTVMSTLSADGRVWLAAESSELFDRHLAHWEEHGFGTWVFRDPENGTFVARAGLRSLDIGSGPMVELFYGVAPSLWGRGVATEIAREVVRVAFNEVRLESLVGFTLPTNLASRRVLEKCSFLPDGEIEHAGLRHLLFRRSRSSRLTAGAD; encoded by the coding sequence TTGCCTGACGTCCCGGACCTCTTCCGTACCGATCGTTTCGTCGCCAGCCGGATCCAGGCACACGATCTCCCAGACTTCCAGAGCTTCTACGCCGACCCCACGGTGATGTCGACGCTGTCGGCGGACGGCAGAGTCTGGCTTGCGGCTGAGTCCTCCGAGCTCTTCGATCGTCACCTCGCGCATTGGGAGGAACACGGCTTCGGGACCTGGGTGTTTCGGGACCCCGAGAATGGCACCTTCGTGGCGCGTGCCGGGCTGCGCAGTCTGGATATTGGTTCGGGTCCGATGGTGGAGCTGTTCTACGGCGTTGCCCCTAGCCTTTGGGGCCGTGGAGTCGCGACCGAGATCGCTCGTGAAGTGGTTCGCGTCGCGTTCAACGAGGTGCGGCTGGAATCCCTCGTCGGGTTCACGCTGCCGACCAACCTCGCCTCACGCCGTGTCTTGGAGAAATGCTCCTTCCTCCCGGATGGCGAGATCGAACACGCCGGCCTGCGGCATCTTCTCTTTCGGCGTTCGCGCAGCTCCAGGCTCACGGCAGGGGCCGACTGA
- a CDS encoding ACT domain-containing protein, with protein MPSSKLPSSKRVGFQGELGAFSEEAVYELVPEADPVPCQSFDAVVRSVEQGTVDAGVLPVENTLAGTVAAAYDVLAGGGTRVVGEVAIPIRHCLLGVPGASLHSVEEVRSHPVALSQCRGFFASHPDILEQAVYDTAGAAKEVASAGVPTVAAIASRAAGVRYGLDVLRTQLQDRDDNQTRFFLLTSEGAGNASIGERSPVGEAPDRLPLKTAWVAEVPNRPGSLHALLGVFVDRGLDLTHVASRPGESPWTYRFILEFTHADPEDASHASEDARQLGAVVRELGTFPAWRPDGAIGP; from the coding sequence TTGCCTAGCTCCAAGTTGCCTAGCTCCAAGCGAGTAGGCTTCCAGGGCGAGCTCGGCGCCTTCAGTGAGGAGGCCGTTTACGAGCTGGTGCCCGAGGCCGATCCGGTTCCGTGTCAGAGTTTCGACGCCGTCGTACGCTCCGTCGAGCAGGGTACTGTCGATGCCGGTGTGTTGCCCGTAGAGAACACCCTGGCGGGCACGGTGGCGGCCGCGTACGACGTCTTGGCAGGAGGAGGTACCCGAGTGGTCGGCGAAGTCGCCATCCCGATTCGGCACTGCCTGCTCGGTGTGCCGGGCGCATCGCTCCACTCCGTGGAGGAAGTGCGCTCCCACCCCGTAGCGCTCTCGCAGTGTCGAGGCTTCTTCGCCTCACACCCGGACATCCTGGAGCAGGCCGTGTACGACACGGCGGGCGCGGCCAAGGAGGTCGCCAGCGCAGGGGTGCCGACTGTGGCGGCTATCGCCTCGCGCGCTGCGGGCGTGCGCTACGGCCTCGACGTCCTACGGACGCAGCTTCAGGACCGCGACGACAACCAGACGCGATTCTTTCTCCTGACCTCCGAAGGCGCGGGCAACGCCTCGATCGGCGAACGGTCCCCTGTCGGCGAGGCCCCTGATCGCTTGCCGCTCAAGACCGCCTGGGTAGCTGAAGTCCCAAACCGTCCCGGTTCGCTACACGCGCTCCTCGGTGTCTTCGTGGACCGCGGCCTGGACCTCACGCACGTTGCGTCACGACCCGGAGAGTCGCCCTGGACATATCGTTTCATTCTCGAGTTCACCCACGCAGATCCCGAGGATGCGAGCCATGCGTCAGAAGACGCACGGCAGCTTGGGGCAGTGGTCCGTGAGCTCGGTACGTTCCCCGCGTGGCGGCCGGACGGGGCAATTGGCCCTTGA
- a CDS encoding aminopeptidase P family protein, producing the protein MIRSPDPSVRAALVLLVGSAVMGASHVAAQSDVAFPPEVYAERRARLLDLLQSPVIVPSEYMIRAGGEKKQEPNFFYLTGVESPYAILVISPDGEGGVRDQLFLPAHREFAGAQYSFQDPRLLDAAWNRLIRRLEPGEFAEAATGIAETYPLDDFAAELRAVTATAGEVFFAKETASLYAPPGLDAPLTLRQQLEASVSESLGGRVLQDATPAIERMRVIKDSYEIDALRRAAEVSAQGLLEAMRRIEPGMNDLEVAGIMEWAWKRSGSPRAAFVPIVASGPDAVSLFTIRSENYNSVNRVMQDGDLVFIDYGAAEWAMYGSDICRTFPVSGRFTDEQRRLYEIVLEAQQAAIAAVRPGGTILEVIRAAATVYQNHGLEANEDIDRMGADRVWGLMPSPTHYLTQGKGLTRYTAVAGLGVRDIGHHVGLEATDGRDYSTPLEPGMVFTVEPKLYAPELDIAIMIEDVILVTEDGYENLSASAPRTVEEIERIMGGR; encoded by the coding sequence ATGATCCGTAGCCCCGACCCTTCTGTACGAGCGGCGTTGGTCCTGCTGGTAGGAAGCGCCGTGATGGGTGCCTCGCACGTCGCCGCCCAATCCGACGTCGCGTTTCCCCCCGAGGTATACGCCGAGAGGCGCGCCCGACTCCTCGATCTGCTGCAATCGCCGGTCATCGTCCCGTCCGAGTACATGATCCGGGCCGGTGGAGAAAAAAAGCAGGAGCCGAACTTCTTCTATCTGACCGGGGTGGAGTCCCCTTATGCGATCCTCGTGATCTCGCCGGACGGTGAGGGTGGGGTCCGGGACCAGCTCTTCCTACCGGCACACCGTGAGTTCGCGGGTGCGCAGTACTCGTTTCAGGACCCGCGCCTGCTCGACGCGGCTTGGAACCGGCTGATCCGTCGGCTCGAACCGGGTGAGTTCGCGGAAGCAGCGACCGGTATTGCGGAGACGTACCCACTCGACGACTTCGCCGCGGAGTTGCGCGCGGTCACTGCGACTGCGGGGGAGGTGTTCTTCGCCAAGGAGACGGCGAGCCTGTACGCGCCGCCGGGCCTAGACGCTCCGCTCACGCTCCGGCAACAGCTCGAGGCTTCCGTCTCCGAGTCGCTCGGAGGCCGGGTGTTGCAGGACGCGACACCGGCGATCGAACGTATGCGCGTCATCAAGGACAGTTACGAGATCGATGCGCTCAGGCGCGCCGCCGAGGTCAGCGCTCAGGGCCTGCTCGAAGCCATGCGCAGGATCGAGCCGGGCATGAACGATCTCGAGGTTGCGGGCATCATGGAGTGGGCGTGGAAGCGCAGCGGGTCACCGCGCGCGGCTTTCGTCCCGATCGTCGCTTCGGGCCCCGACGCCGTCTCACTGTTCACGATCCGTTCGGAGAACTACAACTCGGTGAATCGGGTCATGCAGGATGGGGACCTGGTGTTCATCGACTACGGCGCAGCCGAATGGGCGATGTACGGTTCGGACATCTGTCGGACCTTTCCGGTTTCGGGCCGCTTCACCGACGAGCAGCGGCGCCTCTACGAAATCGTGCTCGAGGCTCAGCAGGCCGCGATCGCTGCGGTCCGACCCGGCGGGACGATTCTCGAAGTGATCCGGGCGGCCGCCACCGTCTACCAGAATCACGGGCTGGAGGCGAACGAGGACATCGACCGCATGGGCGCCGACCGCGTGTGGGGCCTGATGCCGTCGCCGACGCACTACCTCACCCAGGGGAAGGGCCTGACGAGGTACACGGCAGTCGCCGGTCTAGGTGTGCGGGACATCGGTCACCACGTCGGTCTCGAGGCGACCGACGGGCGTGACTACAGCACACCGCTCGAGCCCGGCATGGTGTTTACCGTCGAACCGAAGTTGTACGCCCCCGAGCTCGACATCGCGATCATGATCGAGGACGTGATCCTCGTCACCGAGGACGGGTACGAGAACCTCTCTGCGAGTGCACCTCGTACGGTCGAGGAGATTGAACGAATCATGGGAGGCAGGTAA